The Amycolatopsis sp. NBC_01480 genome segment GCGCCAGGTAGCCGACGGACGCGGCGAGCGCGGGCAGGTCGACGGTGAAATACAGGCCCATCAACGGGTTCACGAACAGCTCGCTGCCCTCGGTGCGCGTCGTGAAGGCCACGTCCCCGAACTCGCCGCGTAGCGCCGCCGCGATCTGGCCGTTCACGATGCTCGGCCGCATCGGCGTGGCGGCCTGCGCGTGGGCGACGGCATCGACGTACGCCCGCGCTTCCGGTGAGGCCGACGGGATCGACAGCGCGCCGAGGTACCCGCCGGCCCGGTCCAGCGAGGCCAGGTTCTCCAGCACATGCGCGTGGCAGACGCCGTGGTAAGCGTCGATGCCGAAGCCCAGGCAGACCACGAGCCGGTCCACCGCGTCCAGGCCGGACACCGCGGCGAGGCTGGTCATATCCTCTTCGGGGGTGCCGAGACCGGCCTCGTCGCCGCGCATCAGGATGTCCGTGCCGCCGTCCACCAGCACGATCGCGTCCACGCCGAGGTGCTGCACCAGCGCGCGGTACGCCTCGCGCAGCGGCCGCGCGCCGGTGCGCGGGAACGCGTGCACGGTTGATGGCAGATCCTGCTCGGAAAGCCACCGCGCGAGCGTGCGCTCGGGGAAGTAGTCCTCGCTGCCCACGCTTTCGGGCCCCACTGCGGCGACACCCGGAGCGACCCAGTCGTCCAGGTCGAGCGGGGCCAGTTCGCTGAACGACAGGTTCGCCAGGTGCACCCGCTTTCCCTGCGCGCGCAACGCGAACGCCAGCGGCAGCCCGGCGTAAACGTCGAAGCCGCCGCCCGCCCCGGCGATGAGCACGGAGGACGCGGGTCTCAGGCGGGCGAACAGCGGCGGTTCGGCCAGGGAGAACATCTTGCCAGCCTACGGGGGCCGAGACCCAGGCAATTCAGGTCTCCGCCCAGGGAGCCGCTGACGTCGCTCGTTGGGGTGTCCTCGCGCGTGTCCGGCCGGGCGGACGGCGCCGGGACCGACACACTCGTCGCGGTGATGAACACGTCGATGGACGATGCCGGCCGCTGCCTGCTCTCGGTGGCCTGGAACATCCGGAGCAGCTTCTCCCGCGACGCGCCGAACAGCGTGGTCGACCGTCAGGAGCGGATCCGCGAGAACCTCCGCGACGTCTGCCGCTCGGCCGGGCACGGGGCCTGCGCCTGGGCGGGCCGGCACGGTCCGGGCACCGAAGCCGACTACCTGCCGTTCCTGCGGCTGGCCGACCTGGCCTACGAGATCGACACGCTGCTGGCCCTCGTCGGCCGCTCGCTGGTCCCCGACCCCGAGCGGGAAGCCCGCCGCTGGGCGGAAATCGACGTGCTGGTCACTCGCGCGGACGTGCTCGCGGAGGGCACGGCGGTTTTCCTGCGCGAGCCCGTGGCCGTGACCTGCTGAGCCTTCACCGCTCACGGCGCAGCGCGATGACGTTGTCGGTCACCTCGGCGACCTGACCGTCCGGCCCGGTGGCGGTACGCCGGGGCGCATCGAGCCGTTCGACGCGCCAGCCCGGCCCCAGCCCCAACTCGTCGGCGGTCTCTTGTGGCGTGGGGAAAACCTGCTCGCGGTTCCAGGACCACGGCGCGGCCGACCCATGGTCGACGACCAGCAGCAGCCCGCCCGGGACCACCGCCTCGGCCGCCCGCCGCAGGACCCGCTCGCGCGGGAACTCGACCGGGCTGTGGAAGTAACTGGCGGACACCAGGTCGAACGTGCCGTCCGGGAAACTGCGGGAAAGATCGTGACAGGCCACGGAGATCCGCTCGGCCACCCCGTCGGCCTCAGCGGCTTCGACGATCCGCGCCAGCGCCGTCTCCGACACGTCGACCGCCGTGACGCGCCAGCCGCGCCCCGCGAGCCAACGCGCGTCGCCTCCGTGACCGCAGCCCAGGTCCAGCGC includes the following:
- a CDS encoding DUF1152 domain-containing protein, giving the protein MFSLAEPPLFARLRPASSVLIAGAGGGFDVYAGLPLAFALRAQGKRVHLANLSFSELAPLDLDDWVAPGVAAVGPESVGSEDYFPERTLARWLSEQDLPSTVHAFPRTGARPLREAYRALVQHLGVDAIVLVDGGTDILMRGDEAGLGTPEEDMTSLAAVSGLDAVDRLVVCLGFGIDAYHGVCHAHVLENLASLDRAGGYLGALSIPSASPEARAYVDAVAHAQAATPMRPSIVNGQIAAALRGEFGDVAFTTRTEGSELFVNPLMGLYFTVDLPALAASVGYLAQLEDTGTMVDVMLAIEAHRDTVIHRPRRVFPH
- a CDS encoding class I SAM-dependent methyltransferase codes for the protein MTTESTQFWENRYQHTDPSWGTRPNAVFADIVPALCPEPGTALDLGCGHGGDARWLAGRGWRVTAVDVSETALARIVEAAEADGVAERISVACHDLSRSFPDGTFDLVSASYFHSPVEFPRERVLRRAAEAVVPGGLLLVVDHGSAAPWSWNREQVFPTPQETADELGLGPGWRVERLDAPRRTATGPDGQVAEVTDNVIALRRER